In Streptomyces sp. DG2A-72, one genomic interval encodes:
- a CDS encoding NADPH-dependent FMN reductase, giving the protein MPATTEPLRVAVLVGSTREGRFGPVVTNWLSGHLEQREDMQADVADLAETPLPTVFPAFGQQPPPGTEEALALVTPRLAAADAFVFVTPEYNHSYPAPLKNAIDWHNEQWHGKPVAFVSYGGLSGGLRAVEHLRVVMAELNATTIRNTVSFHEAWSCFDESGAVKDPAADTAAKALLDQLAWWGHALRDARAVRSYVA; this is encoded by the coding sequence ATGCCTGCCACCACCGAGCCGCTCCGCGTCGCCGTACTCGTCGGCTCCACCCGCGAGGGCCGCTTCGGTCCCGTCGTGACGAACTGGCTCAGCGGCCACCTCGAGCAGCGCGAAGACATGCAGGCCGATGTCGCCGACCTCGCGGAGACCCCGCTGCCGACGGTGTTCCCGGCCTTCGGTCAGCAGCCGCCGCCTGGCACCGAGGAGGCGCTGGCCCTAGTGACGCCGCGGCTCGCCGCCGCCGACGCGTTCGTCTTCGTCACGCCCGAGTACAACCACAGCTATCCGGCGCCCCTGAAGAACGCCATCGACTGGCACAACGAGCAGTGGCACGGCAAGCCGGTCGCGTTCGTCTCGTACGGGGGCCTGTCAGGCGGTCTGCGCGCGGTGGAGCATCTGCGGGTCGTCATGGCCGAGTTGAACGCCACGACCATCCGCAACACGGTCAGCTTCCACGAGGCGTGGAGCTGTTTCGACGAGTCCGGCGCCGTCAAGGACCCGGCCGCCGACACCGCCGCAAAGGCGCTGCTCGACCAGCTGGCCTGGTGGGGACACGCCTTGCGCGACGCCAGGGCCGTTCGCTCGTACGTCGCCTGA
- a CDS encoding MDR family MFS transporter yields MKQHTDEKPPGAAAGDETGAPPTRLVILGLLLGIVLATLDGTIVGTALPTIVGELGGLDQLSWVLTAYLLTMAVSTPIWGKLGDLYGRKGSYLASITVFLIGSVLCGLAQDMGQLIAFRALQGIGAGGLFVGALSLIGTLLAPAEAGRAQSLIGVLLPAAMIGGPLIGGFLTDQWDWRWVFYVNVPVGALALALIGFGVRLRGERVKARIDFAGAGLLTGAILALTLLASWAGTTYAWTSPQIIGLGLVSVAAVAAFVRVERRALEPVIPPRLFRDRNFTVAQVLSFVTGAAMLAAASYLPQYMQFVRDMSSTESGLLLIPLMLGMIGAQLAIGRRVSDGGRYRGYPIAGGALATVGALALLTLGTGTTAGLASGLTSVLGVGIGCLMQPTMLITMNSAEPRDMGAASGTQTLLRTIGGSLGVAILGSVYTSRLDATVTDRLGADGQRLTGGELTPALLRDLPEPVQDAFRAGVVDGMHGVALGTAALCAVTFAVSWLIREVPLRGRKPS; encoded by the coding sequence ATGAAGCAACATACGGACGAGAAGCCGCCCGGAGCCGCCGCGGGGGACGAGACCGGTGCCCCGCCCACCCGGCTCGTCATCCTCGGCCTGCTGCTCGGCATCGTGCTCGCCACGCTCGACGGCACCATCGTCGGCACCGCGCTGCCCACCATCGTCGGCGAACTGGGCGGCCTCGACCAACTGTCCTGGGTGCTCACCGCCTATCTGCTCACGATGGCCGTCTCCACACCGATCTGGGGCAAGCTCGGCGATCTGTACGGCCGCAAGGGCAGCTACCTCGCCTCCATCACCGTCTTCCTCATCGGTTCCGTGCTGTGCGGACTCGCCCAGGACATGGGGCAGCTGATCGCCTTCCGGGCGCTGCAGGGCATCGGCGCGGGCGGCCTGTTCGTGGGGGCCCTCTCGCTCATCGGGACGCTGCTGGCTCCCGCGGAGGCCGGGCGCGCCCAGTCGCTGATCGGGGTGCTGCTGCCGGCCGCGATGATCGGCGGGCCACTGATCGGCGGCTTCCTCACCGATCAGTGGGACTGGAGATGGGTGTTCTACGTCAATGTGCCGGTCGGCGCCTTGGCGCTCGCCCTCATCGGCTTCGGGGTGCGGCTGCGCGGCGAACGCGTCAAGGCACGGATCGACTTCGCCGGCGCGGGGCTGCTGACCGGCGCGATCCTCGCCCTGACGCTGCTCGCGAGCTGGGCAGGGACGACGTACGCCTGGACGTCACCGCAGATCATCGGCCTCGGCCTGGTGTCCGTTGCCGCGGTCGCCGCCTTCGTACGCGTGGAGCGGCGCGCCCTGGAGCCGGTGATCCCGCCACGGCTGTTCCGGGACCGCAACTTCACCGTGGCGCAGGTCCTGAGCTTCGTCACGGGTGCGGCCATGCTGGCGGCGGCGAGTTATCTGCCGCAGTACATGCAGTTCGTGCGGGACATGTCGTCCACGGAGAGTGGTCTGCTGCTCATCCCGCTGATGCTCGGCATGATCGGCGCGCAGCTCGCCATCGGGCGGCGGGTGAGCGATGGCGGTCGCTACCGCGGCTACCCGATCGCGGGCGGCGCACTGGCCACGGTGGGCGCCCTGGCCCTGCTGACACTCGGCACCGGCACGACCGCAGGTCTGGCCTCCGGCCTGACATCCGTGCTGGGCGTGGGAATCGGCTGCCTGATGCAGCCAACGATGCTGATCACGATGAACAGTGCCGAGCCCCGCGACATGGGCGCGGCCAGCGGCACCCAGACGCTGCTGCGCACCATCGGCGGCTCGCTCGGCGTCGCGATCCTCGGCTCCGTCTACACGAGCCGTCTCGACGCCACCGTCACGGACCGGCTCGGCGCCGACGGGCAGCGGCTGACCGGCGGGGAGCTCACGCCCGCGCTGCTGCGGGACCTGCCGGAGCCGGTCCAGGACGCGTTCCGGGCAGGTGTCGTCGACGGCATGCACGGTGTCGCGCTCGGCACGGCCGCGCTGTGCGCCGTGACGTTCGCGGTGTCCTGGCTGATCCGGGAGGTCCCGCTGCGGGGGAGAAAGCCCTCCTAG
- a CDS encoding TetR/AcrR family transcriptional regulator, giving the protein MAARKQEESDGSKVVEPSLWERMERPAPAPRASLTLERIAAAAVAIADEEGGGAVTMRRLATKLGVAPMAAYRHVAGKDDLWALMIDRVSRQLAVPDDATDWREVLRSFALQTRELMLVHPWMGSIPLISLTPSRMAVAERQLAALAACDLDADSVMAAFRAVGSYVHGSTQAEIVLREFQERHGWAGGDETRQALAPQMNYLMSTGRYPTYERYALEAARKDDHTWAFEFGLDCVLDGIAQRLGI; this is encoded by the coding sequence ATGGCCGCCCGGAAACAGGAAGAGAGCGACGGGAGCAAGGTCGTGGAGCCCTCTCTCTGGGAGCGCATGGAGCGGCCCGCCCCCGCGCCCCGAGCCTCACTGACCCTGGAGCGGATCGCCGCTGCCGCGGTCGCGATCGCCGACGAAGAGGGCGGCGGCGCCGTCACCATGCGCCGTCTCGCCACGAAGCTCGGCGTCGCCCCCATGGCGGCCTACCGGCATGTGGCGGGCAAGGACGATCTCTGGGCGCTCATGATCGACCGGGTCTCCCGGCAGCTGGCCGTGCCGGACGACGCGACGGACTGGCGGGAGGTGCTGCGCTCCTTCGCCCTGCAGACACGGGAGTTGATGTTGGTGCACCCGTGGATGGGATCCATTCCGCTGATCTCGCTCACGCCGTCGCGGATGGCCGTGGCCGAACGGCAGTTGGCGGCGCTCGCCGCGTGTGACCTGGACGCCGACTCGGTGATGGCCGCCTTCCGGGCCGTCGGCTCCTACGTGCACGGCTCGACCCAGGCCGAGATCGTCCTGCGCGAGTTCCAGGAGCGGCACGGCTGGGCCGGCGGTGACGAGACCCGTCAGGCGCTCGCTCCGCAGATGAACTACCTGATGAGCACGGGCCGTTATCCGACCTACGAGCGTTACGCCCTGGAGGCGGCGCGCAAGGACGATCACACCTGGGCGTTCGAGTTCGGCCTCGACTGCGTGCTCGACGGCATCGCCCAGCGCCTCGGCATCTGA
- a CDS encoding aldehyde dehydrogenase translates to MSDRLSVFKTYKLYVGGKFPRSESGRVYEVTDSKGKWLANAPLSSRKDARDAVVAARKAFGGWSGATAYNRGQILYRVAEMLEGRRDQFTREVADAEGLSKSKAAVVVDATIDRWVWYAGWTDKIAQVVGGGNPVAGPFFNLSSPEPTGVVAVLAPQESSFLGLVSVVAPVIATGNTAIVVASEKSPLPALSLGEVLATSDLPGGVVNVLSGRTAEIAAPLAAHQDVNAIDLAGAGTDAGLAKELEIAAADNLKRVLRPQPVDYTETPGTERLTAFLETKTVWHPTGSLGASGSSY, encoded by the coding sequence ATGTCTGACCGTTTGAGCGTCTTCAAGACCTACAAGCTGTACGTCGGCGGGAAGTTCCCGCGTTCCGAGAGCGGCCGGGTGTACGAGGTGACGGACTCGAAGGGCAAGTGGCTGGCCAACGCGCCACTCTCCTCCCGCAAGGACGCCCGTGACGCGGTCGTCGCCGCCCGCAAGGCCTTCGGCGGCTGGTCCGGCGCGACCGCGTACAACCGCGGGCAGATCCTCTACCGCGTCGCGGAGATGCTGGAGGGCCGCCGCGATCAGTTCACGCGTGAAGTGGCCGACGCCGAAGGACTCTCCAAGTCCAAGGCGGCCGTGGTCGTGGACGCCACGATCGACCGCTGGGTCTGGTACGCGGGCTGGACCGACAAGATCGCCCAGGTGGTCGGCGGCGGCAACCCGGTCGCGGGCCCGTTCTTCAACCTCTCCTCGCCCGAGCCGACGGGCGTGGTAGCGGTCCTGGCCCCCCAGGAGTCGTCGTTCCTGGGCCTGGTCTCGGTCGTCGCCCCGGTGATCGCGACCGGCAACACGGCGATCGTGGTGGCGAGCGAGAAGTCCCCGCTGCCCGCCCTGTCGCTGGGCGAAGTACTGGCCACCTCCGACCTGCCCGGCGGTGTCGTCAACGTCCTCTCCGGCCGTACGGCGGAGATCGCGGCGCCCCTCGCCGCGCACCAGGACGTCAACGCGATCGACCTCGCGGGCGCCGGCACCGACGCTGGCCTGGCGAAGGAACTGGAGATCGCGGCGGCCGACAACCTCAAGCGCGTCCTGCGTCCACAGCCTGTGGATTACACGGAGACCCCGGGCACCGAGCGCCTGACGGCATTCCTGGAGACGAAGACGGTCTGGCACCCGACGGGTTCATTGGGCGCTTCCGGTTCCTCCTACTAA
- a CDS encoding uridine kinase translates to MSSHPPIPTRVVLLCGPSGSGKSLLAARSGLPVLRLDDFYKEGDDPTLPQVLGSSDIDWDHPDSWDADAAVAAIAELCRTGRTDVPLYDISRSARTGAETVGIGRTPLFIAEGIFAAEIVTRCRELGVLADALCLSRGPVRTFRRRFLRDLKEGRKSVPFLLRRGWRLMRAERSIVARQTALGAHACDRDEAMGRLADAAAGRYAKARTAV, encoded by the coding sequence GTGAGCTCCCACCCACCCATACCCACGCGAGTCGTGCTGCTCTGCGGCCCCTCCGGCTCCGGCAAGTCCCTGCTCGCCGCCCGCTCCGGCCTTCCGGTGCTGCGGCTCGACGACTTCTACAAGGAGGGTGACGACCCGACGCTGCCGCAGGTCCTCGGGAGCTCCGACATCGACTGGGACCACCCCGACTCCTGGGACGCGGACGCCGCCGTCGCCGCCATCGCGGAGCTGTGCCGCACGGGTCGTACGGACGTCCCGCTGTACGACATCTCCCGCAGCGCCCGCACCGGCGCGGAGACCGTCGGCATCGGGCGCACCCCGCTGTTCATCGCGGAGGGCATCTTCGCCGCCGAGATCGTCACGCGCTGCCGTGAGCTCGGCGTCCTGGCCGACGCGCTGTGCCTGAGCCGCGGACCGGTCAGGACCTTCCGGCGCCGTTTCCTGCGGGACCTGAAGGAGGGGCGCAAGTCCGTGCCGTTCCTGCTGCGGCGGGGCTGGCGGCTGATGCGCGCCGAGCGGTCCATCGTGGCCCGGCAGACCGCGCTGGGCGCACACGCCTGCGACCGCGACGAGGCGATGGGGCGGCTCGCGGACGCGGCGGCCGGGCGGTACGCGAAGGCACGTACGGCCGTCTAA
- a CDS encoding DUF397 domain-containing protein — protein sequence MRATPDMSTARWRKSSYSGQEAGDACVEVCDDRPGTVPVRDSKNTTGPVLMPTGAAWQPFVDGIKDGSL from the coding sequence ATGCGAGCCACTCCAGACATGAGCACCGCCCGCTGGCGCAAGTCCTCCTACAGTGGGCAGGAGGCAGGGGACGCCTGCGTCGAGGTCTGCGACGACCGCCCCGGCACCGTCCCCGTCCGCGACAGCAAGAACACGACCGGCCCCGTCCTGATGCCGACCGGCGCGGCCTGGCAGCCGTTCGTCGACGGCATCAAGGACGGTTCTCTGTAA
- a CDS encoding aldehyde dehydrogenase family protein, whose protein sequence is MAFEYAPAPESRSIVDIAPSYGLFIDGEFVEAADGKVFKTVSPSTEEVLSEVAQAGTADVDRAVKAARKAFEKWSALPGSERAKYLFRIARIIQERARELAVLETLDNGKPIKETRDADLPLVAAHFFYYAGWADKLEHAGFGAAPRPLGVAGQVIPWNFPLLMLAWKIAPALATGNTVVLKPAETTPLSALFFADICRQAGLPKGVVNILPGYGDTGASLVAHPDVNKVAFTGSTAVGKEIAKTVAGTRKKLTLELGGKGANIVFDDAPIDQAVEGIVNGIFFNQGQVCCAGSRLLVQESIQDELLASLKRRLSTLRLGDPLDKNTDIGAINSAEQLSRITSLVEQGEAEGAERWSAPCDIPSSGYWFAPTLFTNVTQAHTVARDEIFGPVLSVLTFRTPDEAVAKANNTPYGLSAGIWTEKGSRILAVANKLRAGVIWSNTFNKFDPTSPFGGYKESGFGREGGRHGLEAYLDV, encoded by the coding sequence ATGGCTTTTGAGTACGCACCCGCACCCGAGTCCCGCTCGATCGTCGACATCGCCCCGTCCTACGGCCTGTTCATCGACGGCGAGTTCGTGGAGGCGGCCGACGGCAAGGTCTTCAAGACGGTCTCGCCGTCCACCGAAGAGGTCCTCTCCGAGGTCGCCCAGGCCGGTACCGCGGACGTCGACCGGGCGGTCAAGGCCGCCCGCAAGGCGTTCGAGAAGTGGTCGGCGCTGCCCGGCTCCGAGCGTGCGAAGTACCTCTTCCGTATCGCCCGGATCATCCAGGAGCGCGCCCGCGAGCTCGCCGTCCTGGAAACCCTGGACAACGGAAAGCCCATCAAGGAGACGAGGGACGCCGACCTTCCCCTCGTAGCGGCGCACTTCTTCTACTACGCGGGCTGGGCGGACAAGCTGGAGCACGCCGGTTTCGGTGCCGCCCCCCGGCCGCTGGGCGTCGCCGGCCAGGTCATCCCCTGGAACTTCCCGCTGCTGATGCTGGCGTGGAAGATCGCTCCGGCGCTGGCGACGGGCAACACGGTGGTGTTGAAGCCCGCCGAGACGACCCCGCTGTCCGCCCTGTTCTTCGCGGACATCTGCCGCCAGGCCGGTCTGCCCAAGGGCGTCGTCAACATCCTTCCGGGATACGGCGACACGGGCGCGTCCCTGGTGGCCCACCCGGATGTGAACAAGGTGGCCTTCACCGGCTCCACCGCCGTCGGCAAGGAGATCGCGAAGACGGTCGCGGGCACCCGCAAGAAGCTCACCCTCGAACTCGGCGGCAAGGGCGCGAACATCGTCTTCGACGACGCCCCGATCGACCAGGCGGTGGAGGGGATCGTCAACGGGATCTTCTTCAACCAGGGCCAGGTGTGCTGCGCGGGATCAAGGCTGCTGGTGCAGGAGTCCATCCAGGACGAGCTGCTGGCCTCCCTGAAGCGCCGTCTGTCGACGCTGCGCCTCGGTGACCCGCTGGACAAGAACACGGACATCGGCGCGATCAACTCGGCCGAACAGCTGTCGCGCATCACGTCCCTGGTGGAGCAGGGCGAGGCGGAAGGCGCCGAGCGCTGGTCCGCGCCGTGCGACATCCCCTCCTCCGGCTACTGGTTCGCCCCGACGCTCTTCACGAACGTCACCCAGGCCCACACCGTCGCCCGCGACGAGATCTTCGGCCCGGTGCTGTCCGTCCTCACCTTCCGCACCCCGGACGAGGCGGTCGCCAAGGCCAACAACACGCCGTACGGGCTGTCGGCGGGCATCTGGACCGAGAAGGGTTCGCGGATCCTGGCGGTGGCGAACAAGCTGCGCGCGGGCGTGATCTGGTCCAACACGTTCAACAAGTTCGACCCGACCTCGCCCTTCGGCGGCTACAAGGAGTCGGGCTTCGGCCGCGAGGGCGGTCGCCACGGCCTGGAGGCGTACCTCGATGTCTGA
- a CDS encoding helix-turn-helix transcriptional regulator — MTQTARDLDPAGSARDLYGVELRRQRQVAGLSLDRLSDIVNYSKTHLHGVESGERLPLPPISEKLDVAFGTGELFQGLWGAVKREHMPRRFEHCLELEARAVRFQEFCATLTPGLLQTPEYMRALFVEGNPEMTSKEIDGLVAARLGRQEMLRSDSSPDLWWILGEAALRQAVGGPAVMREQLAALLPLMRTRNTTIQIAPFAAGALPLMNGTLILLTLPDNSITVYQEGFGYGETFDDREIVTRRVRKFDHMKACALPPRESAALIKATLEMYESCEPLQT, encoded by the coding sequence ATGACCCAGACCGCCCGAGACCTCGACCCCGCCGGCTCCGCCCGCGACCTGTACGGCGTGGAGCTGCGCCGCCAACGCCAGGTCGCCGGGCTGTCGTTGGATCGGCTGTCGGACATCGTGAACTACAGCAAGACGCATCTGCATGGGGTGGAGTCGGGGGAGCGGCTGCCGTTGCCTCCTATCTCGGAGAAGCTGGATGTGGCGTTTGGGACGGGGGAGTTGTTCCAGGGGCTTTGGGGGGCGGTGAAGCGGGAGCACATGCCTCGACGGTTCGAGCACTGCTTGGAGCTGGAGGCGAGGGCGGTGCGATTTCAGGAGTTCTGCGCGACCCTTACCCCCGGGTTGCTCCAGACTCCGGAATACATGCGTGCGTTGTTCGTCGAAGGCAATCCCGAGATGACCTCCAAGGAGATCGATGGGTTGGTGGCCGCCCGCCTGGGCCGTCAGGAGATGCTGCGAAGCGACAGCTCACCAGACCTCTGGTGGATTCTCGGCGAAGCAGCCCTACGACAGGCAGTCGGCGGACCGGCAGTGATGAGGGAACAGCTCGCGGCGCTGCTTCCGCTGATGAGAACGCGCAACACGACCATCCAGATCGCCCCCTTCGCGGCAGGGGCGCTCCCTCTGATGAACGGCACACTCATTCTGCTCACGCTCCCGGACAACTCCATCACCGTGTACCAGGAGGGCTTCGGGTACGGAGAGACCTTCGATGATCGAGAGATCGTCACGCGGCGTGTGCGAAAATTCGATCACATGAAAGCCTGCGCCCTCCCACCGAGAGAATCCGCGGCATTGATCAAAGCGACGTTGGAGATGTACGAGTCATGCGAGCCACTCCAGACATGA
- a CDS encoding PH domain-containing protein: MTTPDPENKDRVFRSSGGIAGGVLLLGLVAWLGIDALFQGNGRTPWLALAAMILVVPLIVAFTVRPAVYANEDRLRIRNPFRVIVLPWGQVASLRSGYSNEVVDRSGKKFQLWAIPVSLRARKKAARREARAMASGEDTTRGLVQGGLRNVPDGPTRAASDQAMDDLRELQEARGAAVTAQDEGIVVRWAYEIVGPAAAGAVLLAILLAVG, translated from the coding sequence ATGACCACCCCGGACCCCGAGAACAAGGACCGCGTCTTCCGATCCTCCGGCGGCATCGCAGGCGGCGTCCTCCTGCTGGGCCTCGTCGCCTGGCTCGGCATCGACGCCCTGTTCCAGGGCAACGGCCGCACCCCCTGGCTGGCCCTCGCCGCGATGATCCTCGTCGTCCCGCTGATCGTCGCCTTCACCGTGCGCCCCGCCGTGTACGCGAACGAGGACCGCCTCCGCATCCGCAACCCCTTCCGCGTGATCGTGCTGCCGTGGGGACAGGTCGCCTCGTTGCGCTCGGGCTACTCGAACGAGGTCGTCGACCGGTCCGGCAAGAAGTTCCAGCTCTGGGCCATCCCGGTATCGCTGCGCGCCCGCAAGAAGGCGGCCCGGCGCGAGGCGAGAGCGATGGCGAGCGGCGAGGACACCACGCGTGGCCTCGTGCAGGGTGGTCTCCGGAACGTGCCGGACGGCCCGACCCGGGCGGCGAGCGACCAGGCCATGGACGATCTGCGTGAGCTGCAGGAGGCCCGGGGGGCGGCGGTGACCGCGCAGGACGAGGGGATTGTCGTGCGCTGGGCGTACGAGATCGTGGGCCCCGCGGCGGCGGGCGCGGTGCTGCTG
- the deoC gene encoding deoxyribose-phosphate aldolase, whose amino-acid sequence MPTTAHTLTDVAASESTLRRFLHGLPGVDAVGLEARAASLGTRSIKTTAKAYAIDLAISMVDLTTLEGADTPGKIRALGAKAVRPDPTDRTAPATAAVCVYPDMVPAAKAAVAGSTVKVASVATAFPAGRAPIAVKLADVREAVAAGADEIDMVIDRGAFLAGNYMKVYDEIVAVKEACGASARLKVIFETGELSTYDNIRRASWLGMLAGADFIKTSTGKVAVNATPANTLLMLEAVRDFRLQTGIQVGVKPAGGIRTSKDAIKFLVLVNETAGEDWLHNHWFRFGASSLLNDLLMQRQKLATGRYSGPDYVTVD is encoded by the coding sequence ATGCCCACCACTGCACACACCCTCACGGACGTGGCGGCCTCCGAGAGCACGCTGCGCCGCTTCCTCCATGGGCTGCCCGGCGTCGACGCGGTCGGCCTGGAGGCGCGTGCCGCCTCGCTCGGTACCCGTTCCATCAAGACGACCGCGAAGGCGTACGCCATCGACCTCGCCATCTCGATGGTCGACCTGACGACGCTGGAAGGCGCGGACACTCCGGGCAAGATCCGGGCGCTCGGCGCCAAGGCGGTCCGCCCCGACCCGACCGACCGTACGGCCCCCGCCACGGCCGCGGTCTGCGTCTACCCCGACATGGTGCCCGCCGCGAAGGCGGCCGTCGCCGGCTCCACGGTCAAGGTCGCCTCCGTCGCCACCGCCTTCCCGGCGGGCCGCGCGCCGATCGCCGTCAAGCTGGCCGACGTGCGGGAAGCCGTCGCCGCGGGCGCCGACGAGATCGACATGGTCATCGACCGCGGGGCCTTCCTCGCGGGGAACTACATGAAGGTGTACGACGAGATCGTCGCCGTGAAGGAGGCCTGCGGGGCGAGTGCCCGCCTGAAGGTCATCTTCGAGACCGGCGAGCTGTCGACGTACGACAACATCCGGCGCGCGAGCTGGCTCGGCATGCTGGCGGGCGCCGACTTCATCAAGACGTCGACCGGCAAGGTCGCCGTCAACGCCACTCCCGCGAACACACTCCTCATGCTGGAGGCCGTGCGCGACTTCCGTCTCCAGACCGGCATCCAGGTCGGCGTGAAGCCCGCCGGCGGCATCCGCACCTCCAAGGACGCGATCAAGTTCCTGGTCCTGGTGAACGAGACCGCCGGGGAGGACTGGCTGCACAACCACTGGTTCCGCTTCGGCGCGTCCTCGCTCCTGAACGATCTGCTGATGCAGCGTCAGAAGCTGGCCACCGGCCGCTACTCCGGTCCCGACTACGTGACGGTGGACTGA